The following proteins come from a genomic window of Acinetobacter baumannii:
- a CDS encoding FAD-dependent oxidoreductase, whose amino-acid sequence MKTPHFAIIGAGTAGLATAILLAREGNHVTIFEQIDELSPVGAGLLLQPAGLAVFEHLGVLDKALTLGAKVTGLEGQLPDKRLLVNSHYREASTNLYGLGIHRATLCHVLTQKLSEYSSQITWCMNHSVESFVEHNDEVRLFGSHQNQKFNACFDGLLIANGARSQLRPKAWVKVDKAYPWGAAWSIVPECQVLDSEILHQFYDRSKIMMGILPTGAIPTEPQQRLSSVFWSLPTPQLQSFLQDEQAKQAWLKQVSERWPKVAEWLKEILYNSQTQPKWLSANYRDVVMTQFGQGRIGVIGDAAHAMSPQLGQGANMALLDAWAFSQSLQHAQKNQNIDWSLLWQHYHQLRGSSTQFYQFLSRLLTPLYQSDHWWAGGLRDLVFPWMYQIPYFRKEMAITISGLKTGPFRHLEYDQVAQLPKESSAFHLKSESLTDF is encoded by the coding sequence ATGAAAACACCTCATTTTGCCATTATTGGTGCAGGCACGGCAGGTTTAGCCACTGCGATTTTGCTCGCCCGTGAAGGCAACCACGTTACTATTTTTGAACAAATTGATGAGTTATCTCCAGTAGGTGCAGGTTTACTGCTACAACCTGCGGGCTTAGCCGTATTTGAGCACTTAGGTGTGCTCGACAAAGCCCTAACCTTAGGTGCGAAAGTCACAGGCTTAGAAGGACAACTTCCAGACAAGCGTCTTTTAGTTAACAGTCACTATCGCGAAGCATCAACAAATCTTTATGGTCTAGGTATACACCGAGCCACTTTATGTCACGTTCTCACTCAAAAACTTAGCGAATATTCAAGCCAGATTACTTGGTGCATGAATCATTCCGTTGAAAGTTTTGTAGAACATAACGATGAAGTTCGGCTATTCGGCAGTCATCAAAATCAAAAGTTTAATGCTTGCTTTGATGGCCTACTCATTGCCAATGGTGCTCGTAGTCAATTACGCCCTAAAGCGTGGGTAAAGGTTGACAAAGCTTATCCTTGGGGGGCTGCGTGGAGTATCGTGCCCGAGTGCCAAGTGCTCGATTCTGAAATTCTGCATCAATTTTATGATCGCTCGAAAATTATGATGGGAATTCTTCCTACGGGAGCGATTCCAACCGAACCTCAACAGCGCCTTTCAAGTGTTTTTTGGAGCTTACCTACGCCACAATTACAAAGCTTTTTGCAAGATGAGCAGGCTAAACAAGCTTGGTTAAAGCAAGTCTCAGAACGTTGGCCCAAAGTTGCAGAGTGGCTCAAAGAAATTTTGTATAACAGTCAAACTCAGCCCAAATGGCTATCTGCAAACTATCGTGATGTCGTCATGACTCAATTTGGTCAAGGTCGAATTGGAGTAATTGGAGATGCAGCTCATGCGATGAGCCCACAGTTGGGTCAAGGGGCCAATATGGCATTATTAGATGCTTGGGCTTTTTCTCAATCATTGCAACATGCTCAAAAAAACCAGAATATTGATTGGTCCCTGCTCTGGCAGCATTATCACCAGCTTCGCGGTTCATCTACCCAGTTTTATCAATTCCTTAGTCGCTTACTAACACCACTTTATCAATCTGACCATTGGTGGGCGGGAGGTTTAAGAGATTTAGTTTTCCCTTGGATGTATCAAATTCCTTATTTTCGAAAAGAAATGGCCATCACAATTTCAGGCTTAAAAACAGGGCCATTCCGCCATCTTGAATATGATCAAGTAGCTCAATTACCTAAAGAAAGCAGTGCGTTTCATTTAAAAAGTGAATCTCTGACTGATTTTTAA
- a CDS encoding ABC1 kinase family protein, translating to MIPHVSRLLELWRIAAHYRLDTLFPADELPVKAKHALNIIKMHPAAWSSRERKNPLKLKEALEDMGPLAIKLGQLLSTRRDLIPPEILAQLVLLQDQVKPFDGEVAKQRIQDSLKADVNTLFARFDDQPLAAASIAQVHTAALHDGREVVVKVTRPDIRSQILQDFEILAWLGNTLESRLEAARALHLSEIIQDYRQIILNELDLSIEADNTRRMRHYFTGSTMMYVPEVYMDTKDVMVAERITGVPISDTATFDRLGMDRAQLAEKGLTIFFTQVFRDNFFHADMHPGNVFVETINPSNPRFIALDCAIMGELSKHDQMTVARMLLAVMNSNFMQLIQIVHQAGWIPPGTDQDALAREMRRTVGPMVSKPMDQLDFAGILIQVMDIARRFHLEIPPQLMLLLKTLVHVEGLGTDLYPQLDIWKLAKPILTEWVKSNMNPVKNVKELGQQLPDLLLGAQDFPSLIIDSLNGLKNQSAWQDRQLREIQQLRLQMEHQQRRSWMFGSTMLILLTIAIISPWFVSIILIVLSSLLALWRVLK from the coding sequence ATGATTCCGCACGTTTCACGTTTACTCGAACTTTGGCGTATTGCAGCGCACTATAGACTCGATACGTTGTTCCCTGCGGATGAATTACCTGTTAAAGCTAAGCATGCATTGAACATTATAAAAATGCATCCGGCAGCATGGTCTAGTCGTGAACGCAAAAATCCTTTAAAGCTTAAAGAAGCTTTAGAAGATATGGGGCCGCTTGCAATTAAGCTTGGACAACTCCTGTCAACCCGTCGTGATTTGATTCCACCTGAAATACTCGCCCAACTGGTTTTACTTCAAGATCAAGTCAAACCTTTTGATGGAGAAGTTGCCAAACAACGTATTCAAGATTCTTTAAAAGCAGATGTAAATACACTGTTTGCCCGCTTTGATGATCAACCACTTGCAGCAGCCTCAATTGCACAAGTCCATACAGCGGCGCTACATGATGGACGTGAAGTTGTTGTTAAAGTTACTCGTCCAGACATTCGTAGCCAGATTTTACAAGACTTTGAAATTCTGGCTTGGCTAGGCAACACCTTAGAAAGTCGTCTTGAAGCTGCCCGTGCATTACATTTATCTGAAATTATTCAAGACTACCGCCAAATCATTTTAAATGAGCTGGACTTAAGTATTGAAGCAGATAACACCCGTCGTATGCGTCATTACTTCACTGGTTCAACCATGATGTATGTGCCAGAAGTCTACATGGACACCAAAGATGTCATGGTGGCTGAGCGTATTACTGGTGTCCCTATTTCAGATACGGCAACCTTTGACCGTTTAGGTATGGACCGCGCACAACTTGCAGAAAAAGGGTTAACCATTTTCTTTACGCAAGTATTCCGCGATAACTTTTTCCATGCCGACATGCACCCCGGCAATGTCTTTGTAGAAACCATCAACCCAAGCAATCCACGCTTTATTGCACTGGACTGTGCAATTATGGGTGAGCTTTCTAAGCACGACCAAATGACGGTTGCCCGCATGTTGCTTGCTGTCATGAACAGCAACTTTATGCAGCTCATTCAAATTGTGCATCAAGCTGGCTGGATTCCACCGGGTACAGACCAAGACGCGTTAGCACGTGAAATGCGCCGTACTGTTGGACCAATGGTGTCTAAGCCAATGGACCAGCTTGATTTTGCGGGTATCTTAATTCAAGTGATGGATATTGCCCGTCGCTTCCATTTAGAAATCCCGCCACAACTCATGCTGCTACTCAAAACTTTGGTGCATGTAGAAGGCCTAGGTACGGACCTTTATCCGCAGCTCGACATCTGGAAATTGGCAAAACCAATTTTGACAGAATGGGTCAAATCTAATATGAACCCAGTCAAAAATGTAAAAGAGCTTGGTCAGCAATTACCAGACCTGCTTTTAGGCGCTCAAGATTTCCCAAGTTTAATTATTGATAGCTTAAATGGTTTAAAAAATCAGTCTGCTTGGCAAGATCGTCAGTTACGTGAAATTCAACAGCTTCGTTTACAAATGGAACACCAACAACGTCGTAGCTGGATGTTTGGCAGTACTATGCTGATTTTGCTAACCATTGCGATTATTAGCCCTTGGTTTGTATCTATTATTTTGATTGTGTTGAGCAGCTTATTGGCGCTGTGGCGTGTATTGAAATAA
- a CDS encoding ubiquinone biosynthesis accessory factor UbiJ: MWSILALGAVERIIHHLIDLDALTRIQLNQLQGKMLRVIIDSPQLSVDVFFDQEKVRLEPTVTGHSEKPSIFEQRPFDPQFKISEATATLHVKDVVELIKLLLSDPDQIGNIPLQGDYHLLQDIQKIMQQAEPDLAAHLSKWVGPQLAHEIGKIQLAPKHLKRSLQSHLFFAEDALKEDSGLFAPRWEMDDLNQATRKLNQDIDRLEAKLQQLNAQLQPTQD; the protein is encoded by the coding sequence ATGTGGTCGATTCTGGCACTCGGTGCAGTCGAACGTATCATTCATCATCTGATCGATTTGGATGCATTAACCCGCATTCAGCTCAATCAGCTACAGGGCAAAATGTTGCGTGTTATCATCGATAGCCCGCAACTTTCTGTTGATGTATTCTTTGACCAAGAAAAAGTACGTCTTGAACCTACCGTTACAGGGCACAGTGAAAAGCCATCTATTTTTGAGCAGCGCCCTTTTGATCCACAATTTAAAATTTCTGAAGCCACTGCAACTTTGCATGTCAAAGATGTCGTTGAACTGATCAAATTATTATTAAGCGATCCAGACCAAATTGGTAATATCCCGCTTCAAGGTGATTATCACCTCTTGCAGGATATTCAAAAAATTATGCAGCAAGCTGAACCTGATTTAGCTGCGCATCTATCAAAATGGGTTGGTCCTCAACTCGCTCACGAAATCGGTAAGATTCAACTTGCACCAAAACATTTAAAGCGCTCTCTTCAAAGTCATCTATTTTTTGCTGAAGATGCCTTAAAAGAAGACAGCGGTTTATTTGCCCCACGTTGGGAAATGGACGATTTAAATCAGGCTACGCGTAAGCTTAATCAAGACATTGATCGTCTAGAAGCTAAATTGCAGCAGCTCAATGCACAACTACAACCCACTCAAGACTAG
- the ubiE gene encoding bifunctional demethylmenaquinone methyltransferase/2-methoxy-6-polyprenyl-1,4-benzoquinol methylase UbiE translates to MSNENQKPTSPTEQAQSSDKVSPFLSSPLPQGTPQGQQQSLQQTLTDTPVSGSVPKYNLPRGAGNTGNVGETTHFGYSTVRTEDKAQKVAEVFHSVASKYDLMNDLMSFGIHRLWKRFAINMSGVRRGQHVLDIAGGTGDLAKVFSREVGPQGHVVLSDINESMLNVGRDRLIDAGCTNVDFVLANAETLEPFADNSFDLVTISFGLRNVTDKDAALASMFRVLKPGGRLLVLEFSKPVFEPFSKLYDLYSFTALPIMGKLVANDSESYKYLAESIRMHPDQRTLKGMMENAGFQNCDYHNLTGGIVAVHRGFKL, encoded by the coding sequence ATGTCTAACGAAAACCAAAAGCCAACATCTCCAACTGAGCAGGCACAAAGTTCAGACAAAGTTAGCCCATTCCTAAGCTCACCGTTACCGCAAGGTACCCCTCAAGGGCAACAACAATCTTTACAGCAAACCTTAACAGATACACCTGTTAGCGGTTCTGTACCGAAATACAATTTACCACGTGGTGCAGGCAACACTGGCAACGTTGGTGAAACAACACACTTTGGTTATTCAACAGTTCGAACTGAAGACAAAGCACAAAAAGTTGCTGAAGTTTTCCACTCGGTTGCAAGCAAATATGACTTGATGAATGACTTGATGTCATTTGGTATTCACCGCTTATGGAAACGCTTTGCAATTAACATGTCTGGTGTTCGCCGTGGTCAACATGTGTTAGACATTGCGGGTGGTACAGGCGACTTAGCAAAAGTATTTAGCCGTGAAGTGGGCCCGCAGGGTCATGTTGTACTTTCAGACATTAACGAATCTATGCTCAATGTTGGCCGTGATCGTCTAATTGATGCAGGCTGTACCAATGTCGATTTTGTACTTGCCAATGCTGAAACTTTAGAACCTTTTGCAGATAACAGCTTTGACCTTGTTACCATTAGCTTTGGCTTACGCAACGTGACAGACAAAGATGCTGCACTTGCTTCTATGTTCCGTGTGCTTAAGCCAGGTGGTCGTTTACTTGTTCTTGAGTTCTCTAAACCAGTATTTGAGCCATTCTCAAAACTTTATGACCTCTACTCATTCACTGCTTTACCGATTATGGGTAAATTGGTTGCCAATGACTCAGAAAGTTATAAGTACTTGGCTGAATCAATTCGTATGCACCCAGACCAACGTACCTTAAAAGGTATGATGGAAAATGCTGGCTTCCAGAACTGTGACTATCACAACCTGACTGGCGGTATTGTTGCTGTTCACCGCGGTTTTAAACTGTAA
- a CDS encoding FFLEELY motif protein gives MSKLAAFDELLQQYKTFNYHDNPVLAQRLQDVQTWLKERMKETHHDFFNLPEHKLMAQYFLNRLYGGPEFDALAAQIERLLKYAHKAEKVLPENAIKTGTKSVSLAVLATQLDEQVAMQLLEDYPADTVLTDEIMRLTLIKLDQAEARYQQLALLDDLGVALDKYMRSFMIFTAFKMCKGIAQKYHFELMYDFIQDGFSAMKPLKSAEAFIKTFTEKERQIVEKVHSGHPNPFRV, from the coding sequence ATGTCTAAACTCGCTGCTTTTGATGAACTTTTACAACAATATAAAACATTTAATTATCACGACAATCCAGTGCTTGCCCAACGTTTGCAAGATGTACAAACATGGCTAAAAGAACGGATGAAAGAGACGCATCACGACTTTTTTAATTTGCCAGAACACAAACTGATGGCTCAGTACTTTTTAAACCGTTTATATGGTGGACCAGAGTTCGATGCGCTTGCAGCACAAATTGAACGTTTATTGAAATATGCACATAAAGCAGAAAAGGTTTTACCTGAAAACGCAATTAAGACAGGTACAAAGTCGGTAAGTTTGGCTGTACTTGCCACTCAACTTGATGAACAAGTAGCAATGCAGCTTCTTGAAGACTATCCGGCAGATACCGTACTTACCGACGAGATCATGCGCTTAACCTTAATCAAGCTTGATCAGGCTGAAGCCCGTTACCAACAGCTTGCCCTTCTTGACGATTTAGGAGTAGCACTCGATAAATACATGCGTTCATTTATGATCTTTACTGCTTTTAAAATGTGTAAAGGTATTGCACAAAAATATCACTTCGAATTGATGTATGATTTTATTCAAGATGGTTTTAGCGCAATGAAACCTTTAAAATCGGCTGAGGCCTTTATTAAAACTTTTACGGAAAAAGAACGCCAGATTGTTGAAAAAGTACATTCAGGACATCCGAATCCGTTTAGAGTGTGA
- the pap gene encoding polyphosphate:AMP phosphotransferase, protein MSEQQPKFEIRDEEQLSVDLIEAQYALKESRGKPNAKSTLILMSGIELAGKGEAVKQLREWLDPRYLRVKADAPRVLTDSEAFWQSYSAFIPTEGQIVVMFGNWYSDLLVTATHVSEPLDDARFDAYVENMRAFEQDLKNNYVDVIKVWFDLSWKSLQKRLDKIDPSEQHWHKLHGLDWRNKKQYDTLQKLRRRFTDDWYIIDGEDEKQRDQFFAQYLLQHMRQLPEHETEVKGKWQQAKIPESLLKPAQEKMDKAEYKKELDKLSKKIADTMRFDKRNVVIAFEGMDAAGKGGAIKRIVKNLDPREYDIHCIGAPERFEARHPYLWRFWNRINEAEKITIFDRTWYGRVLVERVEGFASPIEWQRAYDEINRFEKDLFDSQTIVVKIWLAISKDEQEQRFKAREETPHKRFKITAEDWRNRDKWDDYLKAAADMFERTSTEYAPWYIVATDDKYTARLEVLRAILKQLRAD, encoded by the coding sequence ATGAGTGAACAACAACCAAAATTTGAAATACGAGACGAAGAACAGCTTTCAGTTGATTTAATTGAAGCACAATATGCTTTAAAAGAAAGCCGAGGAAAACCCAATGCCAAAAGCACACTCATTTTAATGAGTGGTATCGAGTTAGCTGGAAAAGGGGAGGCGGTTAAACAGCTTCGTGAGTGGCTAGATCCAAGATATCTGCGGGTGAAAGCAGATGCACCACGTGTGCTGACAGACTCTGAAGCATTCTGGCAGTCTTATTCAGCATTTATTCCGACTGAAGGCCAAATTGTGGTGATGTTTGGCAACTGGTATAGCGATTTGTTGGTTACGGCAACTCATGTGTCAGAACCTTTGGATGATGCGCGTTTTGATGCTTATGTTGAAAATATGCGGGCGTTTGAACAGGACCTAAAAAATAACTATGTCGATGTCATTAAGGTTTGGTTTGATCTTTCGTGGAAATCACTCCAAAAACGGTTAGATAAAATAGACCCATCTGAACAGCATTGGCATAAGCTTCACGGCCTAGACTGGCGTAATAAAAAACAATATGACACTTTGCAAAAGCTACGCCGTCGCTTTACCGACGATTGGTACATTATTGATGGGGAAGATGAAAAACAGCGCGATCAATTTTTTGCTCAGTATCTTTTACAACACATGCGTCAGCTGCCTGAACATGAAACTGAAGTCAAAGGTAAATGGCAGCAGGCAAAAATTCCCGAGAGTTTATTAAAACCTGCTCAGGAAAAAATGGATAAAGCCGAATATAAAAAAGAGCTCGATAAACTCAGTAAAAAAATTGCCGATACCATGCGCTTTGATAAACGCAATGTGGTGATTGCATTTGAAGGGATGGATGCTGCGGGTAAAGGAGGTGCCATCAAGCGAATTGTTAAAAACTTAGACCCGCGTGAATATGATATTCACTGTATCGGGGCGCCTGAACGTTTCGAAGCAAGACACCCGTATTTGTGGCGTTTTTGGAATCGTATTAATGAAGCTGAAAAAATTACCATTTTTGACCGTACCTGGTATGGCCGTGTGCTGGTAGAGCGTGTTGAAGGATTTGCTTCACCTATCGAATGGCAAAGGGCATATGATGAAATCAATCGCTTTGAAAAAGACTTATTTGATAGTCAAACGATTGTGGTAAAAATTTGGCTGGCAATTAGTAAAGATGAGCAAGAGCAACGTTTTAAAGCCAGAGAAGAGACACCGCACAAACGCTTTAAAATTACTGCCGAAGATTGGCGTAACCGTGATAAGTGGGATGATTATTTAAAGGCGGCCGCAGATATGTTTGAGCGGACCAGTACCGAATATGCGCCTTGGTATATTGTCGCAACAGACGATAAATATACTGCACGCTTGGAAGTGTTAAGAGCTATTTTAAAACAGCTGAGAGCAGATTAA
- a CDS encoding exodeoxyribonuclease V subunit gamma — protein sequence MGIHVIQSQRIDVLLQGVLASTSQPSTHPLQVLKAQHFIVPSPAIEQWLIQKLAEQQGMSANYQFHQRVRGFQWYAYQQVLTAHKEQVRKANIPRLIFKWRVHQALQEFIQPDVMSIDSSHPLHSIVQRIYDSADRLEQGIEKQLKKQKMLYWVAEQVADLFSNYMVYRGQCQRGCENMCTCPNNWLAAWGQGRSLDIEKYIAHKDKEVSAFTLQQTQELERWQRWLWQQHFHDDFMQMQQIDELFWQQLEHPERQKKALSRLPQQIVIFTLLDLPPSQLQFLRRLGQYIDVLILHYNPSQEYWADSVDPLWKQRYDLGVKERFIAKNPQATDAEIADFFNKFTLNFNAEARESRHPLLTRLGKQARDHFSLLSNLSTGEEGKWVDAFVDDFPESLLGKVQSDILHLVEPQAKQYELAPNDDSIQIHVCHSTLRQLEVLKEQLIGWLAKPHEQPRRPNDILVLVPNLVEVEPLIRSVFPATATEQGVHLPVKIAGIASLDALNAWRAVIGRIHLMQGRFSFDEFADWLGLHATQQRYALEYAQVERILNLLADAGFKRGLDAEHLKRSLCDGDDDYRYSFKFALERLALGIAIPEHATFNQVLSYAKVQPGDFELIGTLIQIYQDLNERRDWLIMHEQKKSHTVEYWLQILSQDIIEFEQAGVAALKTAREIVKKQERMLTLASYYAETETGTLRKITLPLPYILDEVQRTLENQTAQAEPTGQITFAQIGQIRPLPYRLIVMLNLDAGQFPNRDTHVPFDLMDALRQQLGDRSRLEDDQGAFLDALLLAQENLWLFYNGFDVNDGEVRDPSSILQEFREHLALIVKPEPNAPDREVIEGIEIPSQLKQLYHLHYLQPFDPKGFMAENRYIRYQDHWFNVAMQIQQASGVLKPWANISYPLEIPDMLVLDSHQWIQDVTFPARLYLKTLGVENLGNVSVLDQNEPLLLDGLGRYTIRHFLQQNEQQAQPEVLLDQLPVGKVQYSAWQQGIFEQECLLERLHHYAPAMTQTTQRVWRIAKQLHMNITVPKSETQDWVSMEASSARAKRRAKVWLEYLLWLAYLNEGSAGTERRRIVVFSDQTVICKGISSEQARQYLQPWFKIWRYAQQQPLVLPAALLLKPLEKAKAYQWETTNLTEKIKLDEKSYAELLKYWNETGTFTSIDMTQNEACKLHQDWRFILQEQDAQALLQHACDEFAYDLYHPVFQFQHSE from the coding sequence ATGGGTATCCATGTTATTCAAAGTCAACGTATTGATGTGTTGTTGCAGGGCGTACTGGCATCTACGTCCCAGCCGTCAACGCATCCATTACAGGTTTTGAAAGCCCAGCATTTCATTGTGCCAAGTCCTGCCATCGAGCAGTGGCTGATACAAAAACTTGCAGAACAGCAAGGAATGAGTGCCAATTACCAGTTTCACCAACGTGTGCGCGGGTTTCAGTGGTATGCCTATCAACAGGTCCTCACGGCACATAAGGAGCAGGTTCGTAAAGCCAATATTCCACGCTTGATTTTTAAATGGCGTGTACATCAAGCCTTACAGGAATTTATTCAGCCTGATGTCATGAGCATAGATAGCTCTCATCCACTGCATTCTATTGTTCAACGTATTTATGACAGCGCAGATCGGCTTGAACAAGGTATTGAGAAGCAGCTAAAAAAGCAAAAAATGTTGTATTGGGTTGCCGAGCAGGTTGCCGATTTATTTAGTAACTACATGGTCTATCGAGGACAGTGCCAGCGTGGTTGTGAAAATATGTGTACTTGTCCAAATAACTGGTTAGCAGCATGGGGACAAGGACGATCACTCGATATCGAAAAGTATATTGCCCATAAAGATAAAGAAGTTTCGGCATTTACTTTGCAGCAAACCCAAGAGTTAGAACGTTGGCAGCGCTGGTTATGGCAGCAGCATTTTCATGATGATTTTATGCAAATGCAGCAAATTGATGAGTTGTTTTGGCAACAGTTAGAGCATCCTGAGCGCCAGAAGAAAGCACTGTCTCGTTTGCCACAGCAAATTGTCATTTTTACTTTACTGGATTTACCGCCCAGCCAGCTTCAGTTTTTACGTCGTTTAGGGCAATACATTGATGTTTTGATTTTGCACTATAACCCTTCGCAAGAATATTGGGCCGATAGTGTCGACCCACTCTGGAAACAGCGCTATGACTTAGGGGTAAAAGAGCGTTTTATAGCGAAGAACCCCCAAGCGACCGATGCGGAAATTGCCGATTTCTTTAATAAATTTACGCTTAATTTTAATGCTGAGGCGCGTGAGTCAAGACATCCACTGTTAACCAGATTGGGCAAACAAGCCCGCGACCACTTCTCATTACTCTCAAACTTGTCTACAGGTGAAGAAGGTAAGTGGGTGGATGCTTTTGTCGATGATTTTCCTGAAAGTTTACTTGGCAAAGTTCAGTCAGATATTTTGCACTTGGTGGAACCCCAAGCAAAGCAGTATGAGCTTGCCCCTAACGATGACTCAATTCAGATTCATGTCTGCCACTCGACATTACGGCAACTTGAAGTATTGAAAGAACAATTGATTGGCTGGTTGGCAAAACCGCACGAACAGCCGCGTCGTCCAAATGATATTTTGGTTTTAGTTCCTAATTTGGTAGAAGTAGAGCCTTTAATACGAAGTGTTTTTCCTGCTACAGCGACTGAGCAAGGCGTGCATTTGCCTGTCAAAATAGCAGGAATTGCCTCACTCGATGCACTTAATGCATGGCGTGCCGTGATTGGGCGTATTCACCTTATGCAAGGGCGATTTAGCTTTGATGAGTTTGCTGACTGGCTTGGTTTACACGCGACTCAACAGCGTTATGCACTTGAATATGCTCAAGTAGAGCGAATTTTAAATTTACTTGCCGATGCAGGGTTTAAACGTGGGCTTGATGCAGAACATCTGAAACGTAGTTTATGTGACGGCGATGATGATTATCGATATAGCTTTAAATTTGCTTTAGAGCGGTTAGCGCTCGGCATAGCAATTCCCGAACATGCTACATTTAATCAGGTGCTGAGTTACGCTAAGGTTCAACCGGGCGATTTTGAGCTTATTGGTACACTCATTCAAATTTATCAAGATTTAAATGAACGCCGTGACTGGCTCATTATGCATGAGCAGAAAAAAAGTCATACGGTGGAATACTGGCTGCAAATACTCTCGCAAGATATTATCGAGTTTGAGCAGGCTGGTGTTGCTGCTTTAAAAACTGCGCGGGAAATTGTAAAAAAACAAGAGCGTATGTTAACGCTCGCAAGCTACTATGCCGAGACAGAAACAGGCACCTTACGTAAAATCACCTTGCCTTTGCCTTATATTCTAGATGAGGTTCAGCGAACTTTAGAAAATCAAACAGCTCAAGCTGAACCGACTGGACAGATTACCTTTGCCCAGATTGGACAAATTCGTCCTTTGCCTTATCGTTTAATTGTGATGTTGAACCTTGATGCAGGGCAGTTTCCAAATCGAGACACCCATGTGCCATTTGATTTGATGGATGCCTTACGTCAACAATTAGGTGACCGTTCCCGTCTTGAGGATGACCAAGGCGCTTTCTTAGACGCCTTACTTTTAGCTCAAGAAAACTTATGGCTGTTTTATAACGGCTTTGATGTCAATGACGGTGAGGTGAGAGATCCTTCTAGTATTCTTCAAGAGTTCCGTGAGCATCTTGCACTTATTGTAAAGCCAGAACCAAATGCACCCGATCGAGAAGTGATTGAAGGTATTGAAATTCCCTCTCAATTAAAACAGCTCTATCACTTACATTATTTACAGCCGTTTGACCCGAAAGGTTTTATGGCCGAGAACCGCTATATTCGTTATCAAGATCACTGGTTTAACGTTGCGATGCAAATTCAGCAAGCTTCCGGTGTTCTTAAGCCTTGGGCAAATATATCTTATCCTTTAGAAATACCTGACATGTTGGTTTTAGACAGCCATCAGTGGATACAGGATGTGACTTTCCCCGCACGTTTATATTTAAAAACTTTAGGCGTAGAAAACTTAGGAAATGTAAGCGTATTAGATCAGAATGAACCTTTGCTTTTAGATGGTTTGGGCCGTTATACCATTCGACATTTTTTACAGCAAAACGAACAGCAGGCACAGCCTGAAGTTCTACTTGATCAGTTGCCTGTAGGCAAAGTTCAATACAGCGCATGGCAACAGGGCATTTTTGAACAGGAATGTTTGCTTGAGCGCCTTCATCATTACGCGCCAGCCATGACACAAACGACTCAGCGTGTGTGGCGAATTGCCAAACAGCTACATATGAATATTACGGTACCAAAATCTGAAACTCAGGATTGGGTCAGTATGGAAGCATCAAGTGCTCGGGCAAAAAGACGTGCAAAAGTCTGGTTAGAGTACCTGCTTTGGTTGGCCTATTTAAATGAAGGAAGTGCAGGAACTGAAAGACGCCGTATTGTGGTTTTTAGTGACCAAACCGTCATCTGTAAGGGTATTAGTTCAGAGCAAGCTCGGCAGTATTTACAACCGTGGTTTAAAATCTGGCGTTATGCTCAACAGCAGCCACTCGTGTTACCAGCAGCTTTATTATTAAAGCCACTTGAAAAAGCCAAAGCATATCAGTGGGAAACAACAAATCTGACAGAAAAAATAAAACTGGATGAGAAGAGCTATGCGGAGCTGTTAAAATACTGGAATGAAACGGGGACATTTACCTCTATTGATATGACACAAAATGAAGCGTGTAAGTTACATCAAGACTGGCGTTTCATTTTGCAAGAACAAGATGCACAAGCATTACTTCAACATGCTTGTGATGAGTTTGCCTATGACCTGTATCATCCGGTTTTTCAATTTCAACATTCGGAGTAA